In a single window of the Paenibacillus sp. MMS20-IR301 genome:
- the ptsG gene encoding glucose-specific PTS transporter subunit IIBC yields the protein MFKKLFGVLQRVGKALMLPVAILPAAGLLLGIGNMLVNPDFLQYVPALENHVVQAIATVLMNSGQIVFDNLSLLFAVGVAIGLAGGEGVAGLAAIIGFLVMNVTMGTVVGVNDYVLSLKDFAYSRVLGIPTLQTGVFGGILVGILAASMYKRFFRIELPSYLGFFAGKRFVPIMTAVTSLILGLVLTLVWPPIQHGLNYVSQSMINTNLTLSAFIFGVIERSLIPFGLHHIFYSPFWYEFGSYIDKAGDLVRGDQRIFMQQLRDGVDFTAGTFTTGKYPFMMFGLPAAALAIYHESKPENRRVVGSLMISAALTSFLTGITEPLEFSFLFVAPLLFAVHAVFAGLSFMTMHILNVKIGMTFSGGFIDYVLFGVIPNRTAWWLVIPVGLVLAVIYYFGFRFVIRKFNLKTPGREDASDDAEESNTADVSRAGDDLPRNILSALGGKENITHLDACITRLRVEVKDKTGVDKNRLKKLGASGVLEVGNNVQAIFGTRSDTIKSQIQDVMNGRTPAAAPAPQPELEQQTGEEGAAIVPEDIVSPVNGELLDITEVPDAVFSQKMTGDGFAFLSHDGKIASPVYGKVFNVFPSKHAIGIMSDGGKEVLVHIGVNTVKLKGQGFNVLVAEGDLVAAGQPIMEVDLEYVKANAPSIISPVIFSNLPEGSSVTLKKPGKVSTGDKDIITIQ from the coding sequence ATGTTCAAGAAACTATTTGGCGTTTTGCAGAGAGTCGGTAAAGCGCTTATGCTGCCTGTTGCCATACTGCCTGCAGCAGGTCTGCTGCTCGGAATCGGGAACATGCTGGTCAATCCGGATTTCCTGCAATATGTGCCGGCACTGGAAAATCATGTGGTTCAGGCAATTGCCACAGTCCTGATGAATTCCGGGCAAATTGTATTTGATAATCTCTCCCTGCTGTTCGCAGTCGGCGTAGCCATCGGGCTGGCCGGAGGTGAAGGTGTAGCCGGACTGGCGGCGATTATCGGCTTCCTGGTTATGAATGTAACCATGGGTACGGTTGTCGGCGTTAACGACTACGTGCTGAGCCTGAAGGACTTTGCGTATTCGCGTGTCCTGGGGATCCCCACGTTGCAGACCGGAGTGTTCGGTGGTATCCTAGTTGGGATATTGGCCGCTTCCATGTACAAAAGGTTCTTCCGTATCGAGCTGCCGTCTTATCTCGGCTTCTTCGCGGGTAAACGTTTCGTACCGATCATGACTGCGGTGACGTCCCTGATACTTGGTCTTGTGCTCACACTGGTGTGGCCTCCGATCCAGCACGGCCTGAACTATGTGTCGCAAAGTATGATCAACACGAACCTGACGCTGTCGGCCTTTATCTTCGGGGTAATCGAGCGGTCCCTGATTCCTTTCGGCCTGCATCATATCTTCTATTCACCGTTCTGGTATGAATTCGGCAGTTATATCGACAAGGCCGGAGATCTGGTCCGCGGGGATCAGCGGATCTTCATGCAGCAGCTTCGCGACGGTGTAGACTTCACGGCGGGTACGTTTACGACGGGTAAATATCCGTTCATGATGTTCGGGCTTCCGGCAGCGGCGCTGGCGATTTATCATGAATCTAAACCTGAGAACAGACGGGTTGTCGGCAGCTTAATGATCTCGGCAGCTCTGACTTCCTTCCTGACTGGTATTACGGAGCCGCTGGAATTCTCCTTCCTGTTCGTAGCTCCGCTGCTGTTCGCTGTACATGCTGTGTTTGCCGGTCTGTCCTTCATGACCATGCACATTCTTAATGTCAAGATCGGTATGACCTTCTCCGGCGGCTTCATTGACTATGTGCTGTTCGGTGTTATCCCGAACCGTACCGCCTGGTGGCTGGTAATTCCGGTAGGTCTGGTGCTGGCAGTGATCTACTACTTCGGGTTCCGCTTTGTCATCCGCAAGTTCAACCTCAAAACTCCGGGCCGTGAAGATGCTTCGGATGATGCTGAAGAAAGTAATACGGCTGATGTATCGCGGGCCGGCGACGACCTGCCGCGCAATATTCTGTCCGCCCTGGGCGGCAAAGAGAATATTACGCATCTGGATGCCTGCATTACACGCCTTCGCGTTGAGGTGAAGGACAAGACGGGTGTTGATAAGAACCGTTTGAAGAAGCTGGGTGCTTCCGGAGTCCTGGAAGTGGGTAACAATGTGCAGGCGATCTTCGGAACCCGTTCCGACACGATCAAATCACAGATCCAGGATGTTATGAACGGCAGAACACCAGCCGCTGCCCCGGCCCCTCAGCCGGAGCTTGAGCAGCAGACTGGCGAAGAGGGGGCAGCAATTGTCCCTGAGGATATTGTGTCGCCTGTAAACGGTGAGCTGCTGGATATTACCGAGGTACCGGATGCGGTCTTCTCACAGAAGATGACCGGAGACGGATTCGCCTTCCTGTCCCATGACGGCAAGATTGCTTCGCCGGTCTACGGTAAGGTCTTTAACGTCTTTCCGAGCAAGCATGCGATCGGCATTATGTCTGACGGCGGCAAGGAAGTACTCGTGCATATCGGTGTGAATACAGTTAAGCTAAAAGGCCAGGGCTTCAATGTTCTGGTAGCAGAAGGCGATCTGGTTGCGGCCGGACAGCCGATTATGGAAGTGGACCTGGAGTATGTGAAGGCGAATGCTCCTTCCATCATCTCTCCGGTGATCTTCTCCAATCTGCCTGAAGGATCTTCAGTAACACTGAAGAAGCCGGGCAAAGTATCCACCGGTGATAAGGACATCATCACCATCCAGTAA
- the glcT gene encoding glucose PTS transporter transcription antiterminator GlcT has product MSSITVGKVLNNNVIIAQHPQYAEVVVIGKGIGFNRKSRDRINLSSVEKMFILRSQEEQEQYKQLVPQVDEKLIEVVQEIVLHIMQSSRQALNEHIHIALTDHIAFAIRRNEQHIPIHNPFLYETREMYPEEYSLAEYAVGRINDAMKVTLPPDEIGFVALHIVSALSNRHISEVKQHSQLIGDLVGLVEDNLEYRIPRDSLDYSRMVTHLRFVLERLRRGETVRETSSLDGLMKREYPEMYMLAWKLTKVIEQRVRIPVYPAEVSYLTIHLQRLAQKKEDEAGMEPEENM; this is encoded by the coding sequence GTGAGCAGCATAACAGTGGGCAAGGTACTCAATAACAATGTGATCATTGCCCAGCATCCCCAATATGCCGAGGTAGTGGTGATTGGCAAAGGTATAGGCTTCAACCGCAAATCCCGGGACCGGATCAATCTTTCGTCCGTGGAGAAGATGTTCATCCTGCGGAGCCAGGAGGAGCAGGAGCAATACAAGCAGCTTGTACCGCAGGTGGATGAGAAGCTGATTGAAGTGGTCCAGGAGATTGTGCTGCATATTATGCAGAGCAGCCGCCAGGCGCTTAATGAGCATATCCATATTGCGCTTACGGATCATATCGCCTTTGCCATCCGCAGAAATGAGCAGCATATCCCTATACATAACCCGTTTCTGTATGAGACACGTGAGATGTATCCGGAGGAGTACAGTCTGGCAGAGTATGCGGTGGGGCGGATTAATGATGCGATGAAGGTTACGCTGCCTCCGGATGAGATCGGTTTCGTTGCACTGCATATCGTCAGTGCGCTCAGCAACCGGCACATCTCTGAAGTTAAGCAGCATTCGCAGCTGATCGGGGATCTGGTCGGGCTGGTGGAGGATAATCTGGAATACCGTATTCCGCGCGACTCCCTGGATTATTCGCGGATGGTAACCCATTTGCGGTTTGTGCTGGAGCGGCTGCGCCGGGGGGAGACTGTACGGGAGACCTCGTCGCTTGACGGGCTGATGAAGCGGGAGTATCCGGAGATGTATATGCTTGCCTGGAAGCTTACCAAGGTGATTGAGCAGCGTGTGCGTATTCCTGTATATCCTGCCGAAGTAAGCTATTTGACGATTCATCTGCAGCGTCTTGCCCAGAAGAAGGAAGATGAAGCGGGGATGGAGCCGGAGGAGAATATGTAA
- a CDS encoding ABC transporter ATP-binding protein, whose amino-acid sequence MELILDNIRKSFDGKEVLKGIDFTFEQGKIYGLLGRNGAGKTSLFNCLSGEIRMDSGGAFLRRKEVSLPLLEEEIGYVFSLPILPDFLTGYEFVKFYMDINKDKIDSGRSIEDYFNIIRFQEEDRHRLIKGYSHGMKNKIQMLCFIISRPPLILLDEPLTSFDVVVALEIKKLLREMKQNHIIIFSTHILQLAADLCDELVVLNNGTLQEIPAETLHSPEFEEQIIALLKDEHHD is encoded by the coding sequence ATGGAGCTTATTCTGGATAATATACGCAAGAGCTTTGACGGCAAGGAAGTACTGAAGGGAATTGATTTCACCTTTGAGCAGGGCAAGATTTACGGGCTACTGGGCCGCAACGGCGCCGGCAAAACCTCTTTGTTCAATTGCCTGAGCGGTGAGATCCGTATGGACAGCGGCGGGGCATTCCTGCGGCGTAAAGAAGTGAGCCTGCCCCTGCTGGAGGAGGAGATCGGCTACGTGTTCTCCTTGCCGATCCTGCCGGATTTCCTGACAGGGTATGAATTTGTGAAGTTCTACATGGACATCAACAAGGATAAGATTGATTCCGGCCGGAGCATCGAGGATTATTTCAATATTATCCGCTTCCAGGAAGAAGACCGGCACCGCCTGATCAAAGGCTATTCCCACGGGATGAAGAACAAAATTCAAATGCTCTGCTTCATCATTTCCCGTCCGCCGCTGATTCTCCTGGATGAGCCGCTCACCTCCTTTGATGTGGTGGTGGCACTGGAGATCAAGAAGCTGCTGCGGGAGATGAAGCAGAATCATATTATTATTTTCTCCACCCATATTCTGCAGCTGGCCGCTGATCTCTGCGATGAGCTGGTTGTGCTGAATAACGGCACACTCCAGGAGATCCCGGCAGAAACGCTCCATAGTCCGGAATTCGAGGAGCAGATTATTGCACTGCTGAAGGATGAGCATCATGATTAG
- a CDS encoding flotillin family protein codes for MFDIIPEALLIPAVVIAVLFVLGIAFWARYKTVGPDEGMIVTGSFLGNNHISDDGSGRKIKIVRGGGAFILPIFQKAEFMSLLSHKLDVTTPEVYTEQGVPVIADGVAIIKVGSSTEDVATAAEQFMGKPIDALKSEAQEVLEGHLRAILGSMTVEEVYRNRDRFAQEVQGVAARDLKKMGLQIVSFTIKDVRDKHGYLDALGKPRIAAVKRDAEIAEAEAVRDARIQKANAEEQGQKAELLRDTNIAEASKENQLKVAAFKRDQDTAKAEADQAYHIQEARAKQTVVEEQMKVELVRKEREIDLQAKEIQVREKQYDAEVKKKAEADRYAVEQAAEADKAKRMREADALQYSIETQAKATSEQKRLEGQAVADAELAKGKAEAEVIRLRGLAEAEAKEKLAEAFQKFGEAAVLDIIVKMLPELAGKIAEPLASIDKLTVVDTGNGEGAARVSNYVTQLMATAPEMLKSVSGIDVEALIKGLTKGKTATAEQTPAPVTPLSVKPGPAVVPAAPLKHPEE; via the coding sequence ATGTTCGATATTATTCCTGAAGCCCTGTTAATTCCCGCAGTGGTTATTGCTGTATTATTTGTACTCGGGATTGCATTCTGGGCGCGCTACAAAACGGTAGGGCCTGACGAGGGGATGATTGTCACCGGCTCGTTCCTGGGCAACAATCATATCTCCGACGACGGCTCCGGCCGCAAAATCAAAATTGTCCGCGGCGGCGGTGCTTTCATTCTGCCGATCTTTCAGAAAGCGGAGTTCATGTCGCTGCTTTCCCATAAGCTCGACGTGACGACACCGGAGGTATACACGGAGCAGGGCGTGCCGGTCATCGCCGACGGTGTAGCCATCATCAAGGTGGGCAGCTCTACTGAGGATGTGGCAACGGCCGCCGAGCAGTTCATGGGCAAGCCGATTGATGCGCTGAAGAGTGAAGCGCAGGAGGTACTGGAAGGCCATCTGCGGGCCATTCTCGGCTCGATGACGGTAGAAGAGGTCTACCGTAACCGTGACCGTTTCGCCCAGGAGGTGCAGGGTGTTGCAGCCCGTGATTTGAAGAAGATGGGGCTGCAGATTGTGTCCTTCACCATCAAGGATGTCCGTGACAAGCACGGTTATCTGGATGCGCTTGGTAAGCCGCGGATTGCTGCGGTGAAGCGGGACGCAGAGATTGCCGAAGCCGAAGCTGTCCGGGATGCGCGGATTCAGAAGGCTAATGCCGAAGAGCAGGGGCAGAAGGCAGAGCTGTTGCGCGATACGAATATTGCGGAAGCCTCCAAGGAGAACCAGCTCAAGGTTGCTGCCTTCAAGCGCGATCAGGATACAGCCAAAGCGGAAGCGGATCAGGCGTATCACATCCAGGAGGCGCGTGCCAAGCAGACGGTGGTTGAAGAGCAGATGAAGGTAGAGCTGGTCCGCAAGGAGCGCGAAATTGATCTGCAGGCCAAGGAAATCCAGGTACGCGAGAAGCAGTATGATGCGGAAGTGAAGAAGAAGGCAGAAGCGGACCGCTACGCAGTGGAGCAGGCGGCGGAAGCCGACAAGGCCAAGCGGATGCGTGAAGCTGATGCGCTGCAGTACAGCATCGAGACTCAGGCGAAGGCAACCTCCGAGCAGAAACGCCTGGAAGGCCAGGCGGTCGCGGATGCCGAGCTGGCTAAAGGTAAAGCGGAGGCCGAGGTCATCCGGCTGCGCGGTCTGGCAGAAGCGGAAGCCAAAGAGAAGCTGGCGGAAGCATTCCAGAAATTCGGCGAAGCGGCGGTACTCGATATTATTGTCAAAATGCTGCCTGAGCTGGCCGGTAAAATCGCCGAGCCGCTGGCATCTATCGATAAGCTGACGGTAGTGGACACCGGTAATGGTGAAGGTGCGGCCCGGGTCAGCAACTATGTGACCCAGCTGATGGCAACAGCGCCTGAAATGCTGAAGAGTGTGTCCGGCATCGATGTGGAGGCGCTGATCAAAGGTCTGACCAAAGGGAAGACGGCAACGGCTGAGCAAACGCCGGCCCCTGTAACCCCGCTTTCCGTTAAACCCGGTCCGGCTGTAGTACCGGCAGCACCGCTTAAACATCCAGAGGAATAA
- a CDS encoding protease, translating into MQTLYLGCLVLGVLFAVVSVLVGDLIGGALHGVFDFVSFDFVNPAILAGGVTVFGGAGVLLSRYSGLEDGAILALSLLIAAFTGMVMYLAVVKPMKNSEMSNGFSMNELPGRIGEVTIPVPAAGYGEIMVKFGAGNSLHTAASFEQHPLPAGIKVVVVEVREGVALVSEFEERRGVDS; encoded by the coding sequence ATGCAAACGCTGTATTTGGGCTGTTTGGTGCTGGGCGTCCTTTTTGCTGTAGTCAGCGTACTTGTAGGTGATCTGATCGGAGGTGCTCTGCACGGGGTCTTTGACTTCGTATCCTTTGATTTCGTCAACCCGGCCATCCTGGCGGGAGGCGTCACGGTGTTCGGCGGAGCCGGAGTGCTGCTTAGCCGCTATAGCGGGCTGGAAGATGGAGCAATTCTTGCCTTGTCCCTGCTGATTGCGGCTTTTACGGGAATGGTAATGTATCTGGCAGTCGTCAAGCCGATGAAGAACAGCGAAATGTCGAACGGGTTCTCCATGAACGAGCTGCCGGGGAGAATCGGTGAGGTTACGATTCCGGTTCCCGCCGCGGGTTACGGGGAGATTATGGTGAAGTTTGGTGCAGGCAACAGCCTGCATACAGCGGCCAGCTTTGAACAGCATCCGCTTCCGGCAGGAATTAAGGTTGTCGTTGTGGAGGTACGCGAAGGTGTAGCTTTGGTGTCCGAATTCGAAGAGAGAAGAGGAGTGGATTCTTAA
- a CDS encoding iron-containing alcohol dehydrogenase has translation MRKFEFYNPTKLIFGQGTLQALRTEVPKYGRSVLLMYGGGSIKRSGLYDNVLAELNAIGATVTELAGVEPNPRLSTVHKGVELCREHGIELILAVGGGSVLDCAKAVAVGAKYDGDMWDFVERKAAPQGALPLGTVLTMAATGSEMNSGSVITNEVTKEKMGWGSVYAYPAFSILDPENTFSLPRDQTVYGMVDIMSHTLEHYFHTDGNTPVQDGFCETLLRTVIETAPKLIEDLNNYELRETIMYCGTMALNGMVSMGFAGDWATHNIEHAVSAVYDIPHGGGLAILFPQWMKYNLSTNPARFRQLAVNVFGIDPAGRSDEEVGLEGIEALRSFWDSIGAPKTLGDYDIDGSEIGSMADKAVRFGPFGNFRKLQREDVVEIYIMAL, from the coding sequence ATGCGCAAGTTTGAATTTTATAATCCGACCAAGCTGATCTTTGGACAAGGCACCCTGCAGGCACTGCGGACTGAAGTGCCGAAGTACGGCAGGAGCGTCCTGCTGATGTACGGCGGCGGCAGCATCAAGCGCAGCGGCCTGTACGACAATGTCTTGGCCGAGCTGAACGCCATCGGAGCAACCGTTACAGAATTAGCCGGAGTAGAGCCTAACCCGCGCCTGTCTACCGTACATAAAGGCGTAGAGCTGTGCCGCGAACACGGCATTGAGCTGATTCTTGCGGTCGGCGGCGGCAGCGTGCTGGATTGTGCAAAGGCTGTAGCTGTCGGAGCGAAATATGACGGGGATATGTGGGATTTCGTAGAGCGCAAGGCAGCGCCTCAAGGTGCTCTTCCGCTCGGAACAGTGCTGACTATGGCGGCTACCGGCTCAGAAATGAACAGCGGCTCGGTTATCACCAATGAAGTGACGAAGGAAAAAATGGGCTGGGGCAGCGTATATGCCTATCCGGCCTTCTCGATCCTTGATCCGGAGAACACCTTCTCCCTGCCGCGGGACCAGACGGTCTACGGTATGGTGGACATCATGTCCCATACCCTGGAGCACTATTTCCATACCGACGGTAATACTCCGGTACAGGACGGCTTCTGTGAAACGCTGCTGCGCACCGTGATCGAGACGGCGCCGAAGCTGATTGAGGACCTGAACAACTATGAGCTGCGTGAGACGATTATGTATTGCGGAACGATGGCTCTGAACGGCATGGTCAGCATGGGCTTTGCCGGCGACTGGGCTACGCATAATATTGAGCATGCTGTATCAGCCGTGTATGATATTCCCCATGGCGGAGGCCTGGCGATTCTGTTCCCGCAATGGATGAAGTACAACCTCAGCACGAATCCTGCCCGTTTCCGCCAGCTGGCAGTGAATGTCTTCGGTATTGATCCTGCCGGAAGAAGCGATGAAGAAGTCGGCCTCGAAGGCATTGAAGCGCTCCGCAGCTTCTGGGATTCCATCGGTGCGCCTAAAACCCTTGGCGACTACGACATCGACGGCAGTGAGATCGGCAGCATGGCTGACAAGGCGGTCCGCTTCGGCCCGTTCGGCAACTTCCGCAAGCTGCAGCGTGAAGATGTAGTTGAGATCTATATAATGGCCTTGTAA
- a CDS encoding UDP-glucose--hexose-1-phosphate uridylyltransferase, which produces MQNEKITAAAGEKALYAIEQLVLFAQHKDLIQPADVDYSRNELLDQFGFSEPYAGEFAEAPLESPQAPLDQLIDYGYETGLIPENTDTYRDLLDAKIMGLLMARPSEVNAAFAAVQAEQGIQAATDRFYKLSIDSNYIRMDRVAKNVYWLQNSPYGDIEMTINLSKPEKSPKEIAMARLLPPPVYPKCQLCRENVGYAGRVNHPPRQNLRVIPLAMNGEKWFFQYSPYVYYNEHCIVFHHDHVPMKLTKDTLKRLLSFVEAFPHYFIGSNADLPIVGGSILTHDHFQGGRHTFPIQKAPKEDTFTHASYPGVSLSIVKWPMSVLRMHAADSAVLLEAGNNIYESWKAYSDPDADVLAFSNEAGESVPHNTVTPIVRRAEDGGYEMDLVLRNNRTSEEYPEGIFHPHREMHHIKKENIGLIEVMGLAILPGRLKEELDAVAGVLAGDTALLEAVQTEGAGHALAQHSSWITELAGRFGTALTREEAVKTVQNEVGLKFAEILEHAGVYKRTPEGQAAFRRFVNSCGFN; this is translated from the coding sequence ATGCAGAACGAGAAGATTACCGCGGCTGCCGGGGAGAAGGCATTGTATGCGATTGAGCAGCTGGTCCTGTTCGCTCAGCATAAAGATCTGATACAGCCTGCAGATGTTGACTACAGCCGCAATGAGCTGCTGGACCAGTTCGGCTTCAGTGAGCCGTATGCCGGCGAGTTTGCCGAGGCTCCGCTTGAGAGCCCGCAGGCCCCGCTGGACCAGCTGATCGACTACGGGTATGAGACCGGGCTGATCCCCGAGAATACCGATACGTACCGCGATCTGCTGGACGCCAAGATTATGGGCCTGCTGATGGCCCGTCCGTCCGAGGTGAATGCAGCGTTTGCCGCAGTTCAGGCGGAGCAGGGGATTCAGGCGGCTACGGACCGTTTTTACAAGCTGAGCATTGATTCCAACTACATCCGTATGGACCGGGTGGCCAAGAATGTATACTGGCTGCAGAATTCGCCGTACGGGGATATCGAAATGACGATCAATCTCTCCAAGCCGGAGAAGAGTCCGAAGGAAATCGCCATGGCCCGGCTGCTCCCGCCGCCGGTCTATCCGAAATGCCAGCTCTGCCGTGAGAATGTGGGCTATGCCGGCCGGGTCAACCACCCGCCGCGCCAGAACCTGCGTGTTATTCCGCTGGCGATGAACGGGGAGAAGTGGTTCTTCCAATACTCGCCGTATGTGTACTATAACGAGCATTGCATCGTGTTCCACCACGATCATGTGCCGATGAAGCTGACGAAGGATACGCTGAAGCGCCTGCTCAGCTTTGTGGAAGCCTTCCCGCATTATTTCATCGGCTCCAATGCCGATCTGCCGATTGTCGGCGGGTCCATTCTGACGCATGACCACTTCCAGGGCGGACGCCATACGTTCCCGATCCAGAAAGCGCCGAAGGAGGATACCTTCACACATGCTTCGTATCCCGGCGTCTCTTTAAGCATCGTGAAATGGCCGATGTCGGTGCTGCGGATGCATGCAGCAGATTCAGCGGTACTGCTGGAGGCCGGCAACAACATTTATGAGTCCTGGAAAGCCTACAGCGATCCGGATGCGGATGTACTGGCTTTCAGCAACGAAGCCGGAGAGAGCGTACCGCATAATACGGTTACGCCGATCGTGCGCCGGGCTGAAGACGGCGGCTATGAGATGGATCTGGTGCTGCGCAACAACCGGACCAGCGAAGAGTATCCCGAAGGGATTTTCCATCCGCACCGGGAAATGCACCATATCAAGAAGGAGAACATCGGTCTGATTGAGGTGATGGGTCTGGCGATTCTGCCGGGACGCCTCAAGGAAGAGCTGGATGCAGTTGCCGGAGTGCTCGCCGGAGACACTGCGCTGCTGGAGGCGGTGCAGACCGAAGGTGCAGGCCATGCGCTTGCACAGCATTCATCCTGGATCACCGAGCTGGCCGGCCGGTTCGGCACAGCTCTCACCCGCGAGGAAGCGGTGAAGACCGTGCAGAACGAGGTAGGCCTCAAGTTCGCGGAGATTCTGGAGCATGCCGGAGTCTACAAGCGTACGCCGGAAGGCCAGGCGGCCTTCCGCCGGTTCGTGAACAGCTGTGGGTTCAACTGA
- the galE gene encoding UDP-glucose 4-epimerase GalE, which translates to MAILVTGGAGYIGSHTVAELLERGEEVVVIDNLLTGHREALLGGKLYEGDLRDKELLAKLFSENSIEAVIHFAASSLVGESMKDPVKYYDNNVYGTQCLLEAMQHAGVDKIVFSSTAATYGEPEKVPIEETDRTEPANVYGETKLTMERMMAWFDKVLGIKYVALRYFNAAGAHASGKIGEDHRPESHLIPLVLQAALKQRENIAVFGEDYPTEDGTCVRDYIHVSDLADAHIRAVNYLRSGSASNVFNLGNGLGFSVKQVIETAKKVTGLDIPVVVQERRAGDPAVLIASSAKARTVLGWDPQHADLEGIIQSAWNWHSANPQGYGE; encoded by the coding sequence ATGGCGATACTTGTAACAGGCGGAGCAGGGTATATCGGTTCCCACACAGTAGCTGAACTGCTGGAGCGCGGCGAAGAGGTTGTTGTTATCGACAATCTGCTGACCGGGCACCGTGAGGCGCTGCTGGGCGGCAAGCTGTATGAAGGTGATCTGCGCGACAAGGAGCTGCTGGCGAAGCTGTTCTCCGAGAACAGCATTGAAGCGGTAATCCATTTCGCTGCCAGCTCCCTGGTAGGCGAGAGCATGAAGGACCCGGTGAAATATTACGATAATAACGTATACGGTACCCAGTGTTTACTTGAGGCTATGCAGCATGCGGGAGTGGATAAAATCGTCTTCTCCTCGACAGCCGCAACCTACGGCGAACCGGAGAAGGTGCCGATTGAAGAAACCGACCGCACCGAGCCGGCGAATGTGTACGGGGAAACCAAGCTGACCATGGAGCGCATGATGGCCTGGTTCGACAAGGTGCTTGGCATCAAATATGTGGCACTGCGCTACTTCAATGCTGCTGGCGCCCATGCCAGCGGCAAAATCGGCGAAGACCACCGTCCGGAAAGCCACCTGATTCCGCTGGTACTGCAGGCTGCACTGAAGCAGCGGGAGAACATCGCGGTCTTCGGTGAAGACTATCCGACAGAAGACGGCACCTGCGTACGCGACTATATCCACGTCAGCGATCTGGCAGATGCGCATATCCGCGCGGTTAATTACCTGCGCAGCGGCAGCGCGAGCAATGTGTTCAACCTGGGCAACGGCCTGGGCTTCTCGGTGAAGCAGGTCATTGAGACAGCGAAGAAGGTTACCGGGCTCGACATTCCGGTTGTGGTTCAGGAGCGCCGCGCCGGCGATCCGGCGGTACTGATTGCTTCCTCCGCCAAGGCCCGCACGGTTCTGGGCTGGGATCCGCAGCATGCCGATCTGGAAGGGATTATTCAAAGCGCCTGGAACTGGCATTCAGCGAATCCGCAGGGATACGGCGAATAA
- a CDS encoding galactokinase, translated as MSIQELNSTFIEKYGESTEEARVFYAPGRVNLIGEHLDYNGGYVFPAALDFGTTLIVRPRGDGKVQFASTNFPYEASIDFADIGKAKTGEWVDYPVGVMVELAKKDLPVSGGYDLLFHGEIPNGSGLSSSASIEVVTGFAFLTLLGGDTDTVEIALLSQRAENQYVGVNSGIMDQFAVANGKRDQAILLMCDTLEYSLVPFVTGDYKLIISNTNKKRGLVDSKYNERRSECDEALAILQKELPSLSFLAEIKPDEFALHQDKITNETVRARARHVVEENQRVLDSVEVLKNNDLKQFGLYMNDSHVSLRDLYEVSCEELDVMVEEAQRIPGTLGSRMTGAGFGGCTVSLVHKDDVQRFIAEVGEAYKNRTGLTGEFYVCGIGNGVEELKGVK; from the coding sequence ATGAGCATACAGGAACTTAACAGTACATTTATCGAGAAATACGGGGAGAGCACAGAAGAAGCACGGGTCTTCTACGCACCAGGCCGCGTGAATCTCATCGGAGAGCATCTGGACTATAACGGCGGTTATGTTTTCCCGGCAGCACTGGATTTCGGGACCACACTGATTGTACGCCCGCGGGGCGACGGTAAAGTTCAATTCGCATCAACGAATTTCCCTTATGAGGCATCCATTGACTTCGCTGATATCGGCAAAGCCAAAACCGGCGAATGGGTTGATTATCCGGTTGGCGTAATGGTTGAGCTGGCCAAGAAGGATCTTCCGGTATCCGGCGGTTACGACCTGTTGTTCCACGGTGAAATCCCGAACGGCTCCGGCTTGTCCTCGTCCGCTTCGATCGAAGTAGTGACCGGCTTCGCCTTCCTGACGCTGCTTGGCGGAGATACAGATACTGTAGAGATTGCTCTTCTGTCCCAGCGTGCCGAGAACCAGTATGTCGGCGTTAACTCCGGGATTATGGACCAGTTCGCCGTAGCCAACGGCAAGCGCGACCAGGCAATCCTGCTGATGTGCGACACGCTGGAATACAGCCTGGTTCCTTTTGTAACAGGTGATTATAAGCTGATTATCAGCAATACGAACAAGAAGCGCGGCCTGGTGGACTCCAAGTACAATGAGCGCCGCAGTGAATGCGACGAGGCTCTGGCTATTTTGCAGAAGGAGCTTCCTTCCCTGTCCTTCCTGGCGGAGATCAAACCGGATGAGTTCGCGCTGCATCAGGATAAAATCACGAACGAAACCGTCAGAGCGCGGGCCCGTCATGTGGTGGAAGAGAACCAGCGTGTGCTCGACTCGGTTGAAGTACTTAAGAATAACGACCTGAAGCAATTCGGACTCTATATGAATGACTCCCACGTCTCGCTCCGCGACCTGTATGAAGTCAGCTGCGAAGAGCTGGATGTCATGGTTGAGGAAGCACAGCGTATTCCGGGAACACTCGGCTCGCGGATGACCGGTGCGGGATTCGGCGGATGTACGGTATCGCTGGTGCACAAGGATGATGTACAGCGGTTCATTGCTGAAGTGGGCGAAGCCTACAAGAACAGAACCGGCCTGACCGGCGAATTCTATGTATGCGGCATCGGTAACGGCGTGGAAGAACTGAAAGGAGTGAAGTAA